Proteins found in one Pseudodesulfovibrio sp. JC047 genomic segment:
- a CDS encoding transporter substrate-binding domain-containing protein, whose translation MHIDYPEYWPFFTHKTGGGVEGIFGDIITEALSRMGIGTIWHEYPWGRCQMNVKCGQATAMVSVPTEERMTYTVTHKHPFYVKELTVFTYADHPKMAEIEAITSLDDILKNDLSVVTYVGNGWSDVYFESQGITTHQTPQLKNVWRMLANKRADIAVEWPGAAWAHIIDGKVSGSIVQTKVVLTSMPFHLLLRKGCVYCDRLDEFDAVIQQMKQEGVIDKIVRRYAQLAPETCILDE comes from the coding sequence TTGCATATTGATTATCCTGAATATTGGCCGTTTTTCACGCACAAGACCGGTGGTGGGGTCGAAGGCATTTTTGGTGATATCATTACCGAGGCTCTGTCGCGGATGGGGATTGGCACAATCTGGCATGAATATCCGTGGGGGCGTTGCCAGATGAATGTGAAATGCGGTCAGGCAACGGCCATGGTTTCAGTGCCGACAGAGGAACGAATGACGTACACTGTCACCCACAAGCATCCATTTTATGTAAAAGAGCTGACGGTTTTTACCTATGCAGATCATCCGAAGATGGCTGAGATCGAGGCCATTACCTCACTGGACGATATTTTAAAAAATGATTTGTCGGTCGTGACATATGTCGGCAATGGCTGGAGTGATGTTTACTTCGAGTCGCAAGGGATAACGACCCACCAAACGCCCCAGTTGAAAAATGTCTGGCGGATGCTGGCCAATAAACGTGCTGACATTGCTGTGGAATGGCCAGGGGCGGCATGGGCGCACATCATTGACGGCAAGGTGAGTGGTTCAATCGTGCAGACTAAAGTCGTACTGACGTCAATGCCATTTCATCTCCTGCTTCGTAAAGGATGTGTGTATTGCGACCGGCTGGATGAATTTGACGCGGTGATCCAACAGATGAAGCAGGAAGGGGTGATTGATAAAATCGTCCGAAGGTATGCGCAATTGGCACCGGAGACGTGCATTCTTGATGAATGA
- the polA gene encoding DNA polymerase I, translated as MSLKEHLNFDTDPIYLIDGTALLYRAFYARADLSRSDGFPTNAINTVLRVLMNLLKDEKPKHVAFMMDGRGKTFRNDLYDQYKANRPPMPEALADQIEPVQQGVQLLGLKLLVSHGVEADDCICALANRYKKDRPVIILASDKDIKQCLDTNVAMVSQHGRKQTFYTLESFREKEGMEPTTWPDFQAVIGDSADNIPGIHKVGPVTARKIFAATGPTLEEMRDNIDKLPEKLRAKVEPELEKVFMFRDLTRMKTDCCDNPIDDFLVQDMDVDALNAFLEEYELRGLQRDLPKKMATQKEASTPQVTAQSAQPAQAQGDGMLSLFGETPATPQVEEPLAVNEAPSIAELPNLAGEDVGLVFTKNGFFIGMEGTEYRYTGDVADLVRALADASVIATPSVQDLLRADSAWEYILASQWFDLSLAAYLLDPESRNYTWTRLKQSMYQDRRPEFVQSAKGLHSQSQGLAALAYMQGVQGQVETAELGPLMHTLEIPLIPVLVAMEKNGISVDLDAFKGFLDDVSAQLAELTRTIIGHAGEEFNIRSSQQLAVVLFDTLGIKAGSKTSTGLRSTANQVLEKIRDQHPIVEAVLEYRMLEKLRSTYLEPLPKLVDSTSRLHTHFNQLSTATGRLSSSQPNLQNIPIRGVHGPRMRACFNAAPGNLLAAADYSQIELRVLAHFSKDPALIVAFRHDEDIHSRTAALLNDKTVEDVTSEERRGAKTINFGLIYGMGVQKLARELKIKQTEAKEFTEKYFEKMATLKTYYDTIVEDAQKHGFVTTLAGRRRLLPELHSRNNQLASQAKRQAVNTVIQGSAADIIKMAMLAAQTDKELQELGAKLILQVHDELIIEAPKETIEAAGQRLTQIMQDIAQLDVPLKVDMGIGKNWAEAH; from the coding sequence ATGTCGCTCAAAGAACACCTCAATTTCGATACGGACCCCATTTACCTTATCGACGGAACCGCCCTGCTCTATCGGGCCTTTTATGCCCGCGCCGACCTGTCTCGCTCGGATGGTTTTCCCACCAACGCGATCAACACGGTGCTCAGGGTGCTCATGAACCTGCTCAAGGACGAAAAGCCGAAACACGTCGCATTCATGATGGACGGTCGAGGCAAGACGTTCCGCAATGACTTGTATGACCAATACAAGGCAAACAGACCGCCCATGCCCGAAGCATTGGCCGATCAGATCGAGCCGGTCCAGCAAGGTGTTCAATTGCTGGGTCTCAAGCTTCTTGTCTCCCACGGCGTCGAGGCTGACGACTGCATCTGCGCTCTGGCGAATCGCTATAAAAAGGATCGTCCCGTCATCATTCTGGCCTCAGACAAGGACATCAAACAGTGCCTTGATACCAACGTGGCCATGGTCAGCCAGCACGGACGCAAGCAAACCTTCTACACACTCGAGAGTTTTCGGGAAAAAGAAGGCATGGAACCCACGACATGGCCGGATTTCCAGGCTGTCATCGGCGACTCGGCGGACAATATCCCCGGCATCCACAAAGTCGGACCAGTTACAGCGCGCAAAATTTTTGCAGCGACCGGTCCCACGCTGGAAGAAATGCGTGACAATATCGACAAACTCCCGGAAAAACTCCGCGCCAAGGTTGAACCGGAACTCGAAAAAGTCTTCATGTTCCGCGACTTGACCCGCATGAAAACGGATTGTTGTGACAATCCCATTGACGATTTTCTGGTGCAGGACATGGACGTGGACGCACTCAACGCCTTTCTCGAAGAGTACGAACTGCGCGGTTTGCAACGGGACTTGCCCAAAAAGATGGCAACCCAAAAAGAAGCAAGCACACCGCAAGTCACTGCGCAATCCGCGCAACCTGCACAGGCACAGGGCGACGGCATGTTATCCTTGTTCGGCGAAACTCCAGCCACACCGCAGGTCGAAGAACCTCTGGCCGTGAATGAAGCACCATCCATCGCTGAACTACCAAATCTGGCAGGCGAAGACGTGGGCCTCGTTTTCACAAAAAACGGCTTCTTCATCGGCATGGAAGGAACAGAATATCGCTATACCGGCGATGTCGCCGATCTGGTTCGCGCACTTGCGGACGCTTCAGTGATCGCCACCCCCTCAGTGCAGGATTTACTGCGGGCGGATTCGGCATGGGAATACATTCTGGCAAGCCAATGGTTTGACCTCAGTCTGGCGGCCTATCTTCTCGACCCGGAATCCCGAAACTACACCTGGACCCGACTCAAACAATCCATGTATCAGGATAGACGACCGGAATTTGTCCAATCAGCCAAGGGACTGCATTCGCAATCCCAGGGATTGGCCGCACTGGCCTACATGCAAGGCGTTCAAGGACAGGTGGAAACCGCTGAACTCGGTCCACTCATGCACACGCTGGAAATACCGCTCATCCCGGTTCTGGTTGCCATGGAAAAAAACGGGATCTCGGTTGACCTTGACGCATTCAAAGGATTTCTCGATGATGTCAGTGCGCAACTGGCCGAGCTGACCCGAACCATTATCGGCCACGCCGGAGAGGAATTCAACATCCGCTCCAGCCAACAACTGGCCGTGGTGCTGTTCGACACCCTCGGGATCAAAGCTGGTTCGAAAACCAGCACCGGACTCCGATCCACCGCCAACCAGGTCCTGGAAAAGATTCGGGATCAACACCCCATCGTGGAAGCGGTGCTCGAATATCGCATGCTGGAAAAACTGCGTTCCACCTATCTGGAACCATTGCCGAAACTGGTGGATTCAACCTCCCGGTTGCACACCCATTTCAATCAATTGTCCACCGCCACAGGCCGACTCTCCAGTTCGCAGCCCAACCTGCAAAACATCCCCATTCGCGGGGTGCATGGACCTCGGATGCGCGCCTGTTTCAACGCGGCCCCGGGCAATCTGTTGGCTGCTGCTGATTACTCACAAATCGAGCTGAGAGTTCTGGCACATTTTTCCAAAGATCCGGCTTTGATCGTCGCGTTCCGTCATGATGAGGACATTCACTCACGGACCGCAGCCCTGCTCAACGACAAAACCGTTGAGGATGTCACATCAGAAGAACGGCGTGGCGCAAAAACCATCAACTTCGGTCTGATCTACGGTATGGGTGTTCAGAAACTGGCCCGAGAACTCAAGATCAAACAGACCGAGGCCAAGGAATTCACGGAAAAGTATTTCGAAAAAATGGCCACACTCAAGACGTACTACGACACCATCGTTGAAGACGCCCAAAAACACGGCTTCGTCACCACGCTTGCCGGACGGCGCCGTCTGTTGCCGGAACTGCATTCCCGAAACAACCAACTCGCGTCCCAGGCCAAACGCCAGGCCGTGAACACGGTCATTCAGGGATCAGCCGCCGACATCATCAAAATGGCCATGCTCGCGGCCCAGACGGACAAGGAACTACAAGAACTCGGAGCCAAGCTCATTCTTCAGGTGCATGATGAACTTATCATCGAGGCCCCGAAGGAAACCATTGAAGCCGCGGGGCAGCGTCTCACACAAATCATGCAGGACATCGCACAACTGGATGTCCCGCTCAAGGTCGATATGGGAATTGGAAAAAACTGGGCCGAAGCGCATTAG
- a CDS encoding DHH family phosphoesterase gives MALFRQLDEQVEHLLELFTKDDNWLIVINADPDALGSALALRRIMARRVNRTAIAQINEIKRPDNLSMIRYCRIPTQKLTPTLAVQFDKFALVDSQPHHNPEFKQFDFSVVIDHHPIAEDNLVEAEYVDIRPKYGSVCTMMTEYLYNMKIRPAKLLATALMYGIRCDTKTFERKFIDADMAAFKFLSKFADSKLMNRISRSEFHLDWMRYISRAFYNLRRVGKGLFSYCGNVENPDILVIVADFFTRVHDVPWVVVSGTSEDKLVCILRGDGQRRDMGTMAQKLMNGLGSAGGHKQAARAEVPIEELDGVDPEIFMLKRIGQGRKATIRKV, from the coding sequence TTGGCACTCTTTCGACAATTGGATGAACAGGTCGAGCACTTGCTCGAACTCTTCACCAAAGACGATAACTGGCTTATCGTCATCAATGCCGACCCGGACGCACTGGGATCGGCCCTGGCGTTGAGGCGCATCATGGCGCGTCGAGTCAATCGAACCGCCATTGCACAAATCAACGAGATCAAACGACCGGACAACCTGTCGATGATCCGTTATTGCCGCATACCCACGCAAAAATTGACGCCGACACTGGCGGTCCAGTTCGACAAATTCGCGCTGGTAGACTCGCAGCCCCACCACAATCCCGAATTCAAGCAATTCGATTTTTCTGTGGTGATCGATCATCACCCCATTGCCGAAGACAATCTGGTCGAGGCCGAATATGTGGATATCCGGCCCAAATACGGCTCTGTCTGCACCATGATGACCGAATACCTGTACAATATGAAAATCCGCCCGGCCAAACTCCTGGCCACGGCCCTGATGTACGGTATCCGCTGCGACACCAAAACCTTTGAACGCAAGTTCATCGACGCAGACATGGCGGCCTTCAAATTCTTGTCAAAATTCGCTGATTCCAAATTGATGAACCGCATCAGCCGCAGTGAATTCCATCTGGACTGGATGCGCTACATTTCCCGCGCGTTCTACAACCTGCGCCGGGTGGGAAAAGGCTTGTTCTCCTATTGCGGTAATGTGGAAAACCCAGATATTCTGGTCATTGTCGCCGACTTCTTCACCCGGGTTCACGATGTTCCCTGGGTGGTCGTGTCCGGAACATCGGAAGACAAACTCGTCTGCATCCTTCGCGGAGACGGCCAACGCCGCGATATGGGGACCATGGCCCAAAAACTCATGAATGGTCTCGGATCTGCCGGAGGTCACAAACAGGCCGCCCGCGCCGAAGTCCCCATCGAGGAACTGGACGGCGTGGACCCGGAAATATTCATGCTCAAACGAATCGGACAAGGTCGCAAGGCCACGATTCGTAAAGTATAA
- a CDS encoding bifunctional adenosylcobinamide kinase/adenosylcobinamide-phosphate guanylyltransferase: MITLILGGNKSGKSDFALDVLSKAEQPGVFIATGKAKDFAFREQIAKHRRERSATLEVIEVSEDLPQALRQAKLHFPSVLVDSLDYWIFACREAGCADEKTQELMDVLTDWDSTNLILVSCETGLGVLPASGEVRAFVRSLGALNKSIAEQADQAFLVAAGLPLTLKRG; the protein is encoded by the coding sequence ATGATAACGCTGATACTTGGCGGCAACAAATCCGGGAAATCCGACTTTGCACTCGACGTGCTGTCCAAGGCTGAACAACCGGGCGTTTTCATCGCCACAGGCAAAGCCAAGGACTTCGCGTTTCGTGAACAGATCGCCAAGCACCGGAGAGAACGTTCCGCAACCCTTGAAGTTATTGAAGTTTCCGAGGACTTGCCTCAAGCGCTGAGACAGGCTAAATTGCACTTTCCGTCTGTGCTTGTGGACAGTCTCGACTACTGGATTTTCGCCTGTCGAGAAGCTGGATGTGCAGACGAAAAAACACAGGAACTCATGGATGTTCTCACGGATTGGGACTCCACGAATCTGATACTGGTTTCCTGTGAAACCGGACTCGGAGTTTTACCGGCTTCCGGTGAAGTCCGAGCATTTGTTCGGAGCCTCGGCGCGCTCAACAAAAGCATCGCCGAACAGGCCGACCAGGCATTTCTGGTCGCTGCCGGGCTTCCGTTAACCCTGAAACGGGGATAG
- the cbiR gene encoding cobamide remodeling phosphodiesterase CbiR — translation MPDSFKKNRRDNGEKPARQWPDSVSEAERKWAVKFPYSVAAPSFVIPAGAAENAVYLAGRFPEIDLLFFEAEACLAYTDVDLPPSLAELPVSWHVHLPLDLDWSTGLDTIWHTLDRLIDKAAFLSPHAYVLHPPTELDMLIPLAARLRDKGVDPANFLIENIQGYSLIPIWDEIREAGYSACLDIGHLLAYEQEKILDLPDLWRHVQMLHVYGMETRQRHQPLSNMDKSGRDLLRTLLNNFTGPTVTLELFNEQGLFHSLDLLGQWTSCWSNES, via the coding sequence ATGCCCGACAGTTTCAAAAAAAATCGCCGTGACAACGGGGAAAAACCTGCACGCCAATGGCCTGATTCCGTCAGCGAGGCTGAACGAAAATGGGCTGTGAAATTTCCGTATTCCGTTGCCGCACCGTCGTTTGTCATCCCTGCGGGGGCTGCTGAAAACGCGGTGTATCTCGCCGGACGATTCCCGGAAATCGACCTGCTTTTTTTCGAAGCCGAAGCCTGTCTCGCCTATACGGACGTTGATCTGCCCCCATCCCTGGCTGAACTGCCGGTGTCGTGGCATGTTCACTTGCCCCTGGATCTCGATTGGTCAACCGGGCTGGACACCATCTGGCACACCTTGGACAGACTGATTGACAAAGCAGCCTTCCTGTCTCCGCATGCCTATGTTCTGCATCCCCCCACCGAACTGGATATGCTCATCCCGCTAGCCGCACGGTTACGGGACAAAGGGGTCGATCCTGCGAATTTTCTCATCGAAAACATCCAGGGATATAGCCTGATACCCATCTGGGATGAAATCCGGGAAGCCGGCTATTCCGCGTGTCTCGATATCGGTCATCTGCTGGCCTACGAACAAGAGAAGATTCTCGATTTGCCCGACCTGTGGCGACATGTACAGATGCTCCATGTCTACGGCATGGAAACCCGCCAGCGGCACCAGCCCCTCTCGAACATGGACAAGAGTGGACGCGACCTGTTACGCACTCTGCTCAACAATTTTACCGGACCGACAGTCACACTGGAACTGTTCAATGAGCAGGGCCTGTTTCATTCCCTTGACCTTTTGGGTCAGTGGACATCCTGCTGGAGTAACGAATCATGA
- a CDS encoding UvrD-helicase domain-containing protein, whose product MERFTADLHIHSRFSRATSKNLTIRSLAAWGRLKGLTVLGTGDFTHPEWLAEIEDQLQDNGKGLFTLKESDGLESEIPTFGGEIPGRVRFMLQTEISSIYKRGGKVRKVHNLVYMPDIESVKRFNEKLGEVGNLASDGRPILGLDSRDLIDMVLETHPMAFLVPAHIWTPWFSLFGSRSGFDSIRECFGDYADEIFAMETGLSSDPEMNWTWSELDRIKLISNSDAHSGEKLGREANLFRGEISYEGIYRALRSEGLGHKFLGTVEFFPEEGKYHMDGHRKCGVSMDPHETIARDGICPVCGKPVTVGVYNRILSLADREEPVKPAGAANFVSMIPLKEILSEVVGVGPKSKKVNLLYMKLLKAFGNELDILQRAPAEDLNKFAPHLGEGLSRMREGLVIRKAGFDGEYGTITVFSEKERDEIKNGGTLVSMAVQDTHQDVGERAKPTKVVLRKKTSVPQMKYNKEQQVAIDAGPEAVLVMAGPGTGKTQTLMGRIDRLIADGVPPKRILALTFTRRAAQELRDRMKHLRGDSTDTPQAGTLHSLCFDYWRHAYSDTPIVVPEAAAKKLFAEVNPEFAGKNLDHYWNKYTLARERLEELPEDLAEAHINYGNQKNHWDLVDYTDLLEFMLEQSGAPTFKMPYTHVLVDEVQDLTPLQLAVIKGVAGPSGEGVFCIGDPNQSIYGFRGATQDVEKRLTELWPKMESITLLENYRSGQAILDTAASLFPDAPKLHANQDIAATIHLFEGPDGIREASWISDRIKALIGATSHSIADHGECGTLAPGDIAVLVRFKALIPILEKILKRAGIPVSTPELEGFWQEPRVASILKAAQQFLGMTLSDSEDVLDVPDHILAKGPVALAAFLNETPPFDQFFWESRQFKELKKEFNQRGGWQGLVNWVSLQTELELVRKSAEKVQIMTLHASKGLEFDAVFMPACEEGILPFAGMNLLTAKVTLTPGRGQRFHEERRLMFVGMTRAKRHLYISRSDKRQLYGKKLNLPASRYLRELPHNLLTKSTLAAKRVTKEKQLGLLD is encoded by the coding sequence ATGGAAAGATTCACCGCAGACTTGCACATCCACTCCCGTTTTTCTCGCGCTACGAGCAAGAACTTGACCATCCGGAGCCTGGCAGCTTGGGGGCGCCTCAAAGGACTGACCGTCCTGGGTACCGGAGATTTCACGCACCCCGAATGGCTGGCCGAAATCGAAGATCAGCTCCAGGACAATGGAAAGGGACTCTTCACCCTCAAGGAATCCGATGGGCTTGAATCGGAAATTCCGACTTTTGGAGGAGAAATTCCCGGCCGTGTCCGCTTCATGCTCCAGACCGAGATCAGTTCCATTTACAAACGCGGCGGCAAAGTCCGCAAGGTCCACAATCTCGTGTACATGCCGGACATTGAATCCGTGAAACGGTTCAACGAAAAGCTGGGCGAAGTCGGCAACCTCGCATCCGATGGCCGTCCCATTCTTGGCCTTGATAGCCGCGACCTCATTGACATGGTATTGGAAACCCATCCCATGGCCTTTCTGGTCCCGGCGCATATCTGGACCCCATGGTTCTCACTCTTCGGGTCTCGGTCCGGGTTTGATTCCATCCGCGAATGTTTCGGCGACTATGCCGATGAAATCTTCGCCATGGAAACCGGGTTGTCTTCTGACCCGGAAATGAACTGGACCTGGTCGGAACTCGACCGCATCAAACTCATTTCCAACTCGGATGCCCATTCCGGCGAAAAATTGGGACGCGAAGCCAATCTGTTCCGTGGTGAAATCTCCTATGAAGGCATTTATCGCGCACTGCGAAGCGAAGGTCTGGGCCACAAATTTCTCGGTACGGTGGAATTTTTCCCGGAAGAAGGGAAATATCACATGGACGGGCACCGTAAATGCGGCGTGTCCATGGACCCGCACGAGACCATTGCCCGCGATGGCATCTGCCCGGTCTGCGGCAAGCCCGTTACCGTAGGCGTGTATAACCGCATCCTTTCTCTGGCTGACCGTGAAGAGCCGGTCAAACCCGCTGGTGCAGCGAATTTCGTATCCATGATTCCGCTCAAGGAAATCCTCTCCGAAGTCGTGGGAGTCGGACCGAAGTCAAAAAAAGTCAACCTGCTCTACATGAAACTGCTCAAGGCCTTTGGCAACGAGCTGGATATCCTCCAACGCGCTCCGGCAGAAGACCTCAACAAATTTGCTCCGCATCTGGGCGAAGGACTATCCCGTATGCGGGAAGGACTTGTCATCCGCAAAGCTGGATTTGACGGCGAATACGGCACCATTACCGTCTTTTCCGAAAAAGAACGCGATGAAATCAAAAACGGCGGGACCCTGGTGTCCATGGCCGTGCAGGACACACATCAGGATGTGGGCGAACGGGCCAAACCGACCAAGGTTGTACTCCGCAAAAAGACCTCCGTCCCTCAGATGAAATATAACAAAGAACAACAGGTCGCCATTGACGCAGGTCCGGAAGCCGTCCTGGTCATGGCCGGTCCCGGCACCGGCAAGACGCAGACGCTGATGGGCCGCATTGATCGACTCATTGCCGACGGGGTTCCCCCGAAACGCATACTCGCCCTGACCTTCACGCGCCGGGCCGCACAAGAGCTGCGGGACCGCATGAAACATCTGCGAGGAGACAGCACGGACACGCCCCAGGCCGGCACCCTGCACTCCTTGTGCTTCGACTATTGGCGACATGCCTATTCCGACACACCAATCGTGGTTCCGGAAGCTGCGGCCAAAAAACTGTTCGCCGAAGTCAACCCGGAATTCGCCGGTAAAAATCTCGACCACTACTGGAACAAGTACACCTTGGCCCGCGAACGACTGGAAGAACTACCCGAGGATCTGGCCGAAGCACATATTAATTACGGCAACCAGAAAAATCATTGGGATTTGGTCGATTATACCGATCTGCTCGAATTCATGCTGGAACAATCCGGCGCACCGACGTTCAAAATGCCGTATACCCATGTTTTGGTGGACGAAGTCCAGGACCTCACTCCGCTGCAACTCGCTGTCATCAAAGGCGTTGCCGGTCCATCCGGTGAAGGCGTCTTCTGCATCGGCGACCCCAATCAATCCATCTACGGATTCCGGGGAGCCACACAGGATGTGGAAAAACGACTCACTGAATTGTGGCCCAAGATGGAGTCCATCACCCTGTTGGAAAACTACCGATCCGGACAGGCCATTCTTGACACTGCGGCATCCCTGTTCCCGGATGCACCCAAGTTGCACGCCAATCAAGATATTGCCGCAACGATTCACCTTTTTGAAGGACCGGATGGAATACGGGAAGCCTCGTGGATCAGTGACCGCATCAAGGCACTCATCGGCGCGACCAGTCATTCCATCGCGGATCATGGAGAATGCGGCACACTCGCTCCGGGAGATATCGCAGTCCTTGTCCGGTTCAAGGCCCTTATTCCCATTCTTGAAAAGATCCTGAAACGCGCGGGTATTCCCGTCTCCACCCCGGAACTGGAAGGATTCTGGCAGGAACCACGAGTCGCCAGCATTCTCAAGGCCGCCCAACAATTTCTGGGCATGACACTATCTGATTCGGAAGATGTGCTCGATGTCCCGGATCATATTCTGGCCAAAGGCCCGGTCGCACTGGCCGCCTTTTTGAACGAAACACCGCCATTCGATCAATTCTTCTGGGAAAGCAGACAGTTCAAGGAACTGAAAAAGGAATTCAATCAACGTGGTGGGTGGCAAGGATTGGTCAACTGGGTCAGCCTCCAGACAGAGCTGGAACTGGTCAGAAAATCAGCGGAAAAAGTGCAAATCATGACCCTTCATGCATCCAAGGGATTGGAATTCGATGCCGTCTTCATGCCTGCGTGCGAAGAAGGTATCCTTCCCTTTGCCGGAATGAATCTGCTGACGGCCAAGGTGACACTCACTCCGGGCCGGGGGCAACGATTCCACGAAGAACGCCGCCTGATGTTCGTGGGCATGACCCGTGCCAAACGGCATCTGTACATCAGCCGTTCCGACAAACGACAACTGTACGGCAAGAAGCTGAATTTGCCCGCATCCCGCTACCTTCGAGAATTGCCACACAATCTGTTGACGAAGTCCACTCTGGCCGCCAAACGGGTGACCAAAGAGAAACAACTCGGTTTACTCGATTAA
- a CDS encoding MarR family transcriptional regulator produces the protein MTNDLSARFAEAGLDITVEQWRALIPAYKRDGLTQGELCEVMSQEKTGVSRLVSALEKRGLLRRESSKADRRVKFLYITEAGRTLIESSFEPVVHVLAQTVKDVDPAELAICQKVLWQIITSPEREEKLLQNVECSS, from the coding sequence GTGACAAATGATTTGTCTGCCAGATTCGCCGAAGCCGGGCTTGATATCACTGTCGAACAATGGCGTGCTTTGATTCCTGCATACAAACGGGACGGCTTGACTCAAGGCGAATTGTGCGAAGTCATGTCTCAGGAAAAAACTGGTGTCAGCCGGTTGGTGTCTGCGCTGGAAAAACGTGGTTTGTTGCGTCGGGAATCGAGCAAGGCTGATCGTCGGGTTAAGTTCCTGTACATCACCGAAGCCGGTCGGACTTTGATCGAATCTTCATTTGAGCCGGTGGTGCATGTCCTTGCGCAGACCGTGAAAGATGTGGATCCCGCCGAGCTTGCCATTTGCCAGAAGGTCTTGTGGCAGATCATTACATCTCCAGAACGAGAGGAGAAGCTGTTGCAAAATGTTGAATGTAGTTCTTGA
- a CDS encoding efflux RND transporter periplasmic adaptor subunit produces MKKIFLFLICCGLAVLLATPVLAQKSGERPPSPVVIDKVTTGDMAPQTEYIGTVFFTEISNVAAEVDGKLVGLKVREGQRIKKNDPLVVLSSEILSRTIANGNALMEQAKAEYELAKRENVRTTKLYESATVAEGEYDTKRLTAVSAEKKMIAAKAILNRLYTERDKKTIRAPYDGIVLERKAFRGEWVSKGSVVAVVARDDEFDVVVNAPREAFGVVSPGLKVIVHTAGKELTGTVFATIPKGDITTRTFPVKIRVKNDGSLAEGMEARVTLPKGVGGKTLIVPRDAIISARGQLVVWCVIDSKAVPMPVYVVGYRGLSAGVKSKTLKEGMDVVVKGNERLQPQQPVAAQPMKQQ; encoded by the coding sequence ATGAAAAAGATATTTTTATTTCTTATTTGTTGTGGACTTGCCGTGTTGCTTGCCACGCCGGTTCTGGCCCAGAAATCAGGAGAAAGGCCTCCTTCTCCTGTCGTAATCGACAAGGTGACAACAGGAGATATGGCGCCGCAAACCGAATATATCGGGACCGTCTTTTTTACGGAAATTTCCAATGTGGCCGCCGAAGTTGACGGCAAGCTGGTTGGGTTGAAGGTTCGGGAAGGGCAGCGGATCAAGAAGAATGATCCGCTTGTGGTTTTGTCTTCCGAGATTCTGAGCCGTACCATTGCCAATGGAAATGCATTGATGGAGCAGGCAAAGGCCGAGTATGAGCTGGCCAAACGGGAAAATGTTCGGACAACCAAGTTGTACGAAAGCGCGACCGTTGCCGAGGGTGAATACGATACCAAGCGGCTGACTGCCGTGTCCGCCGAAAAGAAGATGATCGCGGCAAAAGCGATTTTGAATCGACTGTATACCGAGCGGGATAAAAAGACGATTCGTGCGCCATATGATGGAATTGTCCTTGAACGAAAAGCGTTTCGGGGAGAATGGGTCTCCAAAGGTTCGGTCGTGGCCGTGGTGGCGCGTGACGATGAATTCGATGTGGTCGTCAATGCCCCGCGTGAAGCATTCGGTGTTGTCAGCCCAGGTCTTAAGGTCATTGTCCACACTGCGGGTAAGGAACTGACGGGCACGGTGTTCGCCACCATTCCAAAAGGAGATATCACCACCCGGACGTTCCCGGTCAAGATTCGGGTCAAAAATGATGGCTCGCTGGCCGAGGGCATGGAAGCTCGTGTGACACTGCCTAAAGGCGTTGGCGGCAAGACGTTGATCGTGCCACGCGATGCAATTATTTCCGCTCGTGGGCAGTTGGTCGTCTGGTGCGTCATTGACAGCAAGGCTGTGCCCATGCCTGTTTACGTGGTCGGGTACCGCGGTTTGAGTGCTGGCGTGAAATCCAAGACACTCAAGGAAGGCATGGATGTCGTGGTCAAGGGCAATGAGCGGCTTCAACCGCAGCAGCCTGTCGCCGCTCAACCCATGAAGCAGCAATAG